The Pseudofrankia inefficax genome window below encodes:
- a CDS encoding cytochrome P450 yields MEPTTTQTIATPTETPAATGSLSVEEAILASFVPESRHNPYPAYDVLRETGPFVPGPFNLQIVTRYAEADAVLQDHAWSHAAEPEFLHPDSDGSDLPASFLWMEPPDHTRLRRLVSKAFTARGLENMRGQVEKVAAEVVGNAIEKGEIDVVEDLAYPLPLAMIAELIGVPPEDLPFVRANSAGVARGLDPDTLLTAEELKARADGAQNFRDYFEKMVAERRARPKDDLITALAQVEAGGDRLTTGEMIATLTVLLIAGHETTVNLLANGVLSLTRNPDQFEVLRDNPDLALPAVDELMRYDGPSHATTRKAVQDIEISGHSFKEGTGVLILLAAANRDPRAFPNPNKLDLTRYAQSTAVPRHLGFGVGHHYCIGAPLVRLEMECMLRELARRAPVMTLLADPPPYRPNIVVRGIAELPVRFEI; encoded by the coding sequence GTGGAGCCCACCACAACGCAGACGATCGCGACGCCGACCGAGACCCCCGCCGCGACCGGCTCGCTCTCCGTCGAGGAGGCGATCCTGGCCTCGTTCGTCCCCGAGTCCCGGCACAACCCGTACCCCGCCTACGACGTGCTCCGGGAGACCGGCCCGTTCGTTCCCGGCCCGTTCAACCTGCAGATCGTCACGCGGTACGCCGAGGCCGACGCCGTCCTGCAGGACCACGCGTGGAGCCACGCCGCGGAGCCCGAGTTCCTGCACCCGGACAGCGACGGCTCGGACCTGCCCGCGTCCTTCCTCTGGATGGAGCCGCCGGACCACACCCGGCTGCGTCGCCTGGTGAGCAAGGCCTTCACGGCCCGCGGCCTGGAGAACATGCGCGGCCAGGTCGAGAAGGTCGCCGCCGAGGTCGTCGGCAACGCGATCGAGAAGGGCGAGATCGACGTCGTCGAGGACCTCGCCTACCCGCTGCCGCTCGCGATGATCGCCGAGCTGATCGGCGTGCCCCCGGAGGACCTGCCGTTCGTGCGGGCCAACTCCGCCGGCGTCGCCCGCGGCCTGGACCCCGACACCCTGCTGACCGCCGAGGAGCTGAAGGCCCGGGCCGACGGCGCGCAGAACTTCCGCGACTACTTCGAGAAGATGGTCGCCGAGCGGCGCGCCCGGCCGAAGGACGACCTCATCACCGCCCTGGCCCAGGTCGAGGCCGGCGGCGACCGGCTGACCACCGGCGAGATGATCGCCACGCTCACCGTGCTGCTGATCGCCGGCCACGAGACCACCGTGAACCTGCTGGCCAACGGCGTGCTGTCGCTGACGCGTAACCCCGACCAGTTCGAGGTGCTGCGCGACAATCCCGACCTCGCGCTGCCCGCCGTCGACGAGCTGATGCGTTATGACGGCCCGTCGCACGCGACCACCCGCAAGGCCGTCCAGGACATCGAGATCTCCGGCCACAGCTTCAAGGAAGGCACCGGCGTTCTCATCCTGCTCGCCGCCGCCAACCGCGACCCGCGCGCGTTCCCGAACCCGAACAAGCTCGACCTCACCCGTTACGCCCAGTCGACGGCCGTGCCTCGGCATCTCGGTTTTGGTGTCGGACATCACTACTGCATCGGCGCGCCGCTGGTTCGGCTGGAAATGGAATGCATGTTGCGGGAGCTGGCTCGCCGCGCCCCGGTCATGACGCTGCTGGCCGACCCGCCGCCCTATCGGCCGAACATCGTCGTGCGCGGCATCGCGGAACTGCCCGTGCGATTCGAGATCTAG
- a CDS encoding cytochrome P450: MVNDAVVENVVEFDAFDLEHRANPYPRYRVLRETAPFCPVRLGAARVTVATTYAGCAAVLQGSEWGRGYADGLNPFRPGVAPGEVPGGSFLGMDPPDHTRLRALVSRAFTPRASLAETPFVRLVVDRLVAAAVDDGGLDVVAGLARPLSVAVMCRLLGVPVADAPSFLGWIQGIARGTDPDYLLSPADIVVRTACARDLGRYLFELVTVRRVAPRDDLVSRLVAIQRDQDVLTEVEIVELCALLLAAGLDTTANLVTNGVLALLRHPDQLELLRERPELMPAAVDEMLRYDPPSQFVTRVALADTTVGGQSFRRGDGVVVLSAAGHRDPAAFPDPDRFDVTRYAASPPARRHLGFALGLHYCLGAPLARIQAEAAIGTLLSRAGELRLATEDVEYRPNAALRGPASLLVNIKGDSDAHR, encoded by the coding sequence ATGGTGAACGATGCCGTGGTCGAGAATGTCGTCGAGTTCGACGCCTTCGACCTCGAACACCGGGCCAACCCGTATCCCCGGTACCGGGTGCTGCGGGAGACGGCGCCGTTCTGCCCGGTCCGCCTCGGCGCGGCCCGGGTGACGGTGGCGACCACCTACGCGGGCTGCGCCGCGGTGCTGCAGGGCTCCGAGTGGGGCCGGGGCTACGCCGACGGGCTGAACCCGTTCCGGCCCGGCGTCGCCCCCGGCGAGGTTCCCGGCGGCTCGTTCCTCGGGATGGACCCGCCCGACCACACCCGGCTGCGGGCGCTGGTCAGCCGGGCCTTCACCCCACGGGCGAGCCTCGCCGAGACCCCGTTCGTCCGCCTGGTCGTCGACCGCCTCGTCGCGGCGGCGGTCGACGACGGCGGCCTGGACGTCGTCGCGGGCCTGGCCAGGCCGCTGTCGGTCGCCGTCATGTGCCGGCTGCTCGGCGTCCCGGTCGCCGACGCGCCGTCCTTCCTGGGCTGGATTCAGGGGATCGCCCGCGGCACCGACCCCGACTACCTGCTCTCCCCGGCGGACATCGTGGTCCGCACGGCCTGCGCCAGGGACCTCGGCCGGTACCTGTTCGAGCTGGTCACCGTCCGGCGCGTCGCCCCGCGAGACGACCTGGTCAGCCGGCTGGTCGCGATCCAGCGGGACCAGGACGTGCTGACCGAGGTGGAGATCGTCGAGCTCTGCGCGCTGCTGCTGGCGGCGGGGCTCGACACGACGGCGAACCTGGTCACGAACGGGGTGCTGGCGCTGCTGCGCCACCCCGACCAGCTGGAGCTGCTGCGCGAGCGGCCCGAGCTGATGCCCGCCGCCGTCGACGAGATGCTCCGCTACGACCCGCCGTCCCAGTTCGTCACCCGGGTGGCGCTGGCCGACACGACCGTCGGCGGGCAGAGCTTCCGCCGCGGCGACGGTGTGGTCGTGCTGAGCGCCGCCGGGCACCGCGACCCGGCCGCGTTCCCGGACCCGGACCGGTTCGACGTCACCCGGTACGCGGCGTCCCCGCCCGCGCGCCGCCACCTCGGCTTCGCGCTCGGGCTGCACTACTGCCTCGGTGCGCCGCTCGCCCGGATCCAGGCCGAGGCCGCGATCGGGACGCTGCTGAGCCGCGCTGGCGAGCTGCGGCTCGCGACCGAGGACGTCGAGTACCGGCCGAACGCGGCCCTGCGCGGGCCGGCGTCCCTGTTGGTGAACATCAAGGGAGACAGCGATGCTCACCGGTAG
- a CDS encoding AMP-binding protein, giving the protein MLTGSAGNLTDALAAVVAADPTCPVSFPSTGRDLTVRELATLSQAVAGALAGRGVEGGERLGVLSRNSPDFLVALFAAVRVGAAACPLPLPTSARDLSGYASRLSGIVAAAGIRRILVDDKLGGVASRLAGVLAGVELIPLGSLTAEGSGAAGAPRLPDVEPDELAVVQFTSGSTAAPKGVRLTHRNVLAGLAAIAEGIDIRPGEDHGALWLPMFHDMGLFGTLAGMFAGIPMTVWNPGAFVKDPARWLREFAARGGTISPAPSFGYETLVEAVPRDEVPKLDLSRWRVALNGAEPIPMAGIESFLEHFAPAGLAPTVMLPVYGMAEATLAVTFPPLGRVPTALWVDRDRLASDGRAVFVAADDQRARGLPALGGPVRGVRVRVVGADGRPVADREIGEVEIAGEPVTAGYLTAPGAPPAPVPDADGWLGTGDLGFQHEGELYVTGRRKEMIIVRGVNFYPEDAESVIRDAPGLHRRRCVAFADTGDGGGELITIVGESALEDPADRARLAADLRAAVSGALGLPDVAVHLVGPDDLPRTSSGKFQRLAARELTREAARLDA; this is encoded by the coding sequence ATGCTCACCGGTAGCGCCGGCAACCTCACCGACGCCCTGGCGGCGGTCGTCGCCGCCGATCCCACCTGCCCGGTGTCCTTTCCCTCCACCGGCCGGGACCTCACCGTCCGCGAGCTCGCCACGCTCTCCCAGGCCGTGGCCGGCGCGCTGGCCGGGCGCGGGGTCGAGGGCGGTGAGCGGCTCGGGGTGCTCAGCCGCAACAGCCCGGACTTCCTCGTCGCGCTGTTCGCCGCCGTGCGGGTGGGCGCCGCCGCCTGCCCGCTGCCGCTGCCGACCTCGGCCCGCGACCTGTCCGGCTACGCCAGCCGGCTGTCCGGGATCGTCGCGGCCGCCGGCATCCGGCGCATCCTCGTCGACGACAAGCTCGGCGGGGTCGCCAGTCGGCTCGCGGGGGTGCTCGCCGGGGTGGAGCTGATCCCGCTGGGCAGTCTCACCGCCGAGGGCAGCGGCGCCGCCGGCGCGCCGCGGCTGCCCGACGTCGAACCGGACGAGCTCGCGGTCGTCCAGTTCACCTCGGGCAGCACGGCGGCGCCGAAGGGGGTGCGGCTGACCCACCGCAACGTCCTCGCCGGGCTCGCCGCGATCGCCGAGGGCATCGACATCCGCCCGGGCGAGGACCACGGCGCCCTGTGGCTGCCGATGTTCCACGACATGGGCCTGTTCGGGACCCTGGCCGGCATGTTCGCCGGGATCCCGATGACGGTCTGGAACCCCGGCGCGTTCGTGAAGGACCCGGCCCGCTGGCTGCGCGAGTTCGCCGCCCGCGGCGGGACGATCTCGCCGGCCCCGAGCTTCGGGTACGAGACGCTGGTCGAGGCCGTGCCGCGCGACGAGGTCCCCAAGCTCGACCTCAGCCGCTGGCGGGTCGCGCTGAACGGGGCCGAGCCGATCCCGATGGCCGGCATCGAGAGCTTCCTGGAGCACTTCGCGCCGGCCGGCCTCGCGCCGACGGTGATGCTGCCGGTCTACGGGATGGCCGAGGCGACGCTCGCGGTCACCTTCCCGCCGCTGGGCCGGGTCCCGACCGCGCTGTGGGTGGACCGGGACCGGCTGGCCTCGGACGGCCGGGCGGTCTTTGTCGCGGCGGACGACCAGCGGGCTCGGGGGCTGCCCGCGCTCGGTGGTCCGGTCCGCGGGGTCCGGGTCCGGGTGGTCGGCGCGGATGGGCGGCCGGTCGCGGACCGCGAGATCGGCGAGGTCGAGATCGCCGGCGAGCCGGTCACCGCCGGCTACCTCACCGCGCCGGGTGCGCCCCCCGCGCCCGTGCCCGACGCCGACGGCTGGCTCGGCACCGGCGACCTCGGGTTCCAGCACGAGGGGGAGCTGTACGTGACCGGCCGGCGCAAGGAAATGATCATCGTGCGCGGCGTGAACTTCTACCCGGAGGACGCCGAGAGCGTGATCCGGGACGCGCCCGGCCTGCACCGGCGGCGCTGCGTCGCGTTCGCCGACACCGGCGACGGCGGCGGCGAGCTGATCACCATCGTCGGCGAGAGCGCGCTGGAGGACCCGGCCGACCGGGCCCGGCTCGCCGCCGACCTGCGGGCCGCCGTGTCGGGCGCGCTCGGCCTGCCGGACGTGGCCGTGCACCTCGTCGGCCCCGACGACCTGCCCCGCACCTCCAGCGGGAAGTTCCAGCGGCTCGCCGCCCGGGAGCTGACCCGGGAGGCGGCCCGCCTGGACGCCTGA
- a CDS encoding ferritin-like domain-containing protein: MHSFDVFHHYERKHWRLADVPWHEVRKDLVRPEYVTMAKSAVMGEANSIAAQHGFLNEFDDYDFSAFVAIWGYEELQHHFAFRTWLNAVGAEVKPAAVEAMREPYDPGSTPCATLATNIISELTVNHIYRAVAAWVEEPVLRGIMSSASIDEAGHAREFLHFARKRLEAHPEELPSVLETLHVYTGEQRIKHPVGVFKSELVALKDHETIDTAFEMFLEQVATTGELEKLQDNIRRAFASLTGMDVSSNARVRRRLAEALAA; the protein is encoded by the coding sequence ATGCACAGCTTCGACGTCTTCCACCACTACGAACGCAAGCACTGGCGCCTGGCGGACGTCCCGTGGCACGAGGTGCGCAAGGACCTCGTCCGGCCCGAGTACGTCACGATGGCCAAGAGCGCCGTCATGGGCGAGGCGAACTCGATCGCCGCGCAGCACGGCTTCCTCAACGAGTTCGACGACTACGACTTCTCGGCGTTCGTGGCGATCTGGGGCTACGAGGAGCTCCAGCACCACTTCGCGTTCCGGACCTGGCTGAACGCGGTCGGCGCCGAGGTCAAGCCCGCGGCGGTCGAGGCGATGCGCGAGCCGTACGACCCCGGCAGCACCCCGTGCGCCACGCTGGCGACGAACATCATCTCCGAGCTGACCGTGAACCACATCTACCGCGCGGTCGCGGCCTGGGTCGAGGAGCCGGTGCTGCGCGGGATCATGAGCAGCGCCAGCATCGACGAGGCCGGGCACGCCAGGGAGTTCCTGCACTTCGCGCGCAAGCGGCTGGAGGCGCACCCGGAGGAGCTCCCGTCGGTGCTGGAGACGCTGCACGTCTACACCGGCGAGCAGCGGATCAAGCACCCGGTCGGGGTGTTCAAGAGCGAGCTGGTCGCCCTGAAGGACCACGAGACGATCGACACCGCGTTCGAGATGTTCCTGGAGCAGGTCGCCACCACCGGCGAGCTGGAGAAGCTCCAGGACAACATCCGCCGCGCGTTCGCCTCGCTGACCGGGATGGACGTCAGCTCCAACGCCCGGGTCCGCCGGCGGCTCGCGGAAGCCCTCGCCGCATGA
- a CDS encoding PaaI family thioesterase, protein MTVEDQVTHEHSTHEHLTHEHAGHDRAGAGHASADHIELPWYVLPDYRCFGCSPHNPSGVQLRFTHHGDGLRTVFRLGRAHESYPGVVHGGLLGVIADEIMGNLIVLRTGQIPFTTGMRVRYVLPVIVGGGYECVATVRAGKGPLLHTEAEIREEGGDLVATATASYQTVSLDEARGRISLDAPEVERLRQALSAAVAAATTSHPASPHPASTSVLAEESHVSVD, encoded by the coding sequence ATGACGGTCGAGGACCAGGTCACCCACGAGCACAGCACCCACGAGCACCTGACCCACGAGCACGCCGGCCATGACCGCGCCGGCGCCGGTCACGCCTCGGCGGATCACATCGAGCTGCCCTGGTACGTCCTGCCGGACTACCGGTGCTTCGGCTGCTCGCCGCACAACCCGAGCGGGGTCCAGCTGCGGTTCACCCACCACGGCGACGGGCTGCGGACCGTCTTCCGGCTGGGGCGGGCGCACGAGTCCTACCCCGGCGTGGTCCACGGCGGGCTGCTCGGCGTGATCGCCGACGAGATCATGGGCAACCTGATCGTCCTGCGGACCGGCCAGATCCCGTTCACCACCGGCATGCGGGTGCGCTACGTCCTGCCGGTGATCGTCGGCGGCGGCTACGAGTGCGTCGCGACGGTCCGGGCCGGCAAGGGACCGCTGCTCCATACCGAGGCGGAGATCCGCGAGGAGGGTGGCGACCTGGTCGCCACGGCCACGGCCAGCTACCAGACCGTCTCGCTCGACGAGGCCCGCGGCCGCATCTCGCTGGACGCCCCGGAGGTCGAGCGCCTGCGCCAGGCGCTGTCGGCCGCCGTCGCGGCCGCCACCACCAGCCACCCAGCCAGCCCCCACCCAGCCAGCACCAGCGTTCTCGCGGAGGAATCCCATGTCAGTGTCGACTGA
- a CDS encoding acyl carrier protein — MSVSTDELITEITGIVAEELGVSTEAVSPDADLRAVEGADSVKVLRVIARIERAHDVELEDEEVFGASTVREVAEVLQRALAETAAV, encoded by the coding sequence ATGTCAGTGTCGACTGACGAGCTCATCACCGAGATCACCGGCATCGTGGCCGAGGAGCTCGGCGTCTCCACCGAGGCCGTCTCGCCGGACGCCGACCTGCGCGCCGTCGAGGGCGCCGACTCGGTCAAGGTCCTGCGGGTCATCGCCCGCATCGAGCGCGCCCACGACGTCGAGCTCGAGGACGAGGAGGTCTTCGGCGCGTCGACGGTCCGCGAGGTCGCCGAGGTCCTGCAGCGCGCGCTCGCGGAGACGGCCGCCGTATGA
- a CDS encoding SAM-dependent methyltransferase codes for MTAVTDLTTGTAAAAETAQTNQHYDLDPRIFGLFLDPMRKYSSGYYRKPDLTLAESQVEKLHFVADRLGLRQGDRLLDVGCGWGSLILFMAEHYKARVVGISPAGNQHAYIAGRAAELGVADRVQTVQGHFEQADLPDGPFDAVTMLGSIVHMPDLVHVMRRARSMLRRGGRYYVSESCFRNAATRETFDRTVGLEFVRNSIFGWGDMRPLSDLVRAAEDAGFSIVSVDDLTDDYRLTIDEWIRNVDANADAIEEISPGMSATLRRYLEVANAGWGYTTKHYALVCQKSR; via the coding sequence ATGACCGCCGTGACGGACCTGACCACAGGCACAGCCGCTGCCGCCGAGACCGCGCAGACCAACCAGCACTATGACCTCGACCCGCGGATCTTCGGGCTGTTCCTCGACCCGATGCGCAAGTACTCCTCGGGCTACTACCGCAAGCCCGACCTGACGCTGGCCGAGTCCCAGGTCGAGAAGCTGCACTTCGTGGCCGACCGCCTCGGCCTGCGCCAGGGCGACCGGCTGCTCGACGTGGGCTGCGGCTGGGGCTCGCTGATCCTGTTCATGGCCGAGCACTACAAGGCGCGGGTCGTCGGGATCAGCCCGGCGGGCAACCAGCACGCCTATATCGCGGGGCGGGCGGCTGAGCTGGGTGTCGCGGACCGGGTCCAGACGGTCCAGGGCCATTTCGAGCAGGCCGACCTGCCCGACGGCCCGTTCGACGCGGTGACGATGCTCGGCTCGATCGTGCACATGCCCGACCTCGTGCACGTGATGCGCCGGGCCCGCTCGATGCTGCGCAGGGGCGGCCGCTACTACGTCTCGGAGAGCTGCTTCCGCAACGCGGCCACCCGCGAGACGTTCGACCGCACGGTCGGGCTCGAGTTCGTCCGCAACTCGATCTTCGGCTGGGGCGACATGCGCCCGCTCTCGGACCTGGTTCGCGCGGCCGAGGACGCCGGGTTCTCCATCGTCAGCGTCGACGATCTGACCGACGACTACCGCCTCACGATCGACGAGTGGATCCGCAACGTCGACGCCAACGCGGACGCCATCGAGGAGATCTCCCCGGGGATGTCGGCGACGCTGCGCCGTTACCTGGAGGTCGCCAACGCCGGCTGGGGCTACACGACCAAGCACTACGCGCTCGTCTGCCAGAAGTCCCGGTAG
- a CDS encoding acyl-ACP desaturase, with the protein MSLDSNRRAAAEPVGQAAGPLLPPADVADAVGTFMRSSPIERRWDVESAFAWERADAGRLTEGQRSAVQFITYIEDHLPGYFGLYARRFPLDESVDVDTFTHNRELYHFTVRWAEEEDVHARALFAYQVASGLSEPAKLRAELAVEGRKPFTSPLEHGVSLFAYALVQEKATQIYYQQLRAVVGDPVLVEVLNRLSRDEARHFTFFADLVERTLRRYGDQVVDPIRDVIAGFRMPLADTLRGYWRWALKIADAAHYDHTDAYEHLIRVVNRAVDARTDRVDELTRFVAACRTPLASQA; encoded by the coding sequence ATGAGTTTGGACAGCAACCGCAGGGCCGCGGCGGAGCCGGTGGGCCAGGCCGCCGGGCCGCTGCTGCCCCCCGCCGACGTCGCCGACGCCGTCGGCACCTTCATGCGCTCGTCGCCGATCGAGCGGCGCTGGGACGTCGAGTCGGCCTTCGCCTGGGAGCGGGCCGACGCCGGCAGGCTCACCGAGGGCCAGCGCTCGGCGGTCCAGTTCATCACCTACATCGAGGACCACCTGCCGGGTTACTTCGGCCTCTACGCCCGGCGGTTCCCGCTCGACGAGTCGGTCGACGTCGACACCTTCACGCACAACCGCGAGCTGTACCACTTCACGGTCCGCTGGGCCGAGGAGGAGGACGTGCACGCCCGGGCGCTGTTCGCCTACCAGGTGGCGTCCGGCCTGTCCGAGCCGGCGAAGCTGCGGGCCGAGCTCGCCGTCGAGGGGCGCAAGCCCTTCACCTCGCCGCTGGAGCACGGCGTGTCCCTGTTCGCCTACGCGCTCGTCCAGGAGAAGGCGACCCAGATCTACTACCAGCAGCTGCGCGCCGTCGTCGGCGACCCCGTGCTGGTGGAGGTGCTCAACCGCCTCAGCCGCGACGAGGCCCGCCACTTCACCTTCTTCGCGGACCTGGTGGAGCGCACGCTGCGCCGGTACGGCGACCAGGTGGTCGACCCGATCCGGGACGTGATCGCCGGCTTCCGGATGCCGCTGGCGGACACGCTGCGCGGCTACTGGAGGTGGGCGCTGAAGATCGCCGACGCGGCGCACTACGACCACACGGACGCCTACGAGCACCTCATCCGGGTGGTGAACCGCGCGGTCGACGCCCGCACCGACCGGGTCGACGAGCTGACCCGGTTCGTCGCGGCGTGCCGCACGCCCTTGGCGAGCCAGGCCTAG
- a CDS encoding SDR family NAD(P)-dependent oxidoreductase, which translates to MGEQMRAQAGQPGVLKGQPGVLRNKVAVITGATSGIGAATAAVFLAEGASVVIGGRRKDVGEALAAELGPRARFTAADVRVEADVEALMATAVDEFGGLDVLVNNAGVGVAKPLPLPEADYAAFLDTLAVHAGGMFLGIKHAARIMVPRGSGSIINMSSIGGHRAGWSDISYSTAKAGVHQLTRSAAVELGLRGIRVNSISPGPIPTGIFAKNAGVDADRADRTAAALEPLFVEALASHQSLRRAGRVEDVAAAALWLASDASSFVTGQDLGVDGGIAAGRPISVAVTERRLLAEAFSSLPD; encoded by the coding sequence ATGGGGGAGCAGATGCGTGCGCAGGCCGGTCAGCCGGGTGTGCTCAAGGGACAGCCGGGTGTGCTCAGGAACAAGGTCGCCGTGATCACCGGTGCCACCAGCGGCATCGGGGCCGCGACGGCGGCGGTGTTCCTCGCCGAGGGTGCCAGCGTCGTCATCGGGGGGCGGCGCAAGGATGTGGGCGAGGCGCTCGCCGCCGAGCTCGGGCCGCGGGCCCGGTTCACCGCGGCCGACGTCCGGGTCGAGGCCGACGTCGAGGCGCTGATGGCCACGGCGGTCGACGAGTTCGGCGGCCTGGACGTGCTGGTCAACAACGCCGGGGTCGGCGTGGCGAAGCCGCTGCCGCTCCCGGAGGCGGACTACGCGGCGTTCCTCGACACGCTGGCCGTCCACGCGGGCGGGATGTTCCTCGGCATCAAGCACGCGGCCCGGATCATGGTCCCGCGCGGGTCGGGCAGCATCATCAACATGTCCAGCATCGGCGGGCACCGCGCGGGCTGGTCGGACATCAGCTACTCGACGGCCAAGGCCGGGGTGCACCAGCTGACCCGCTCGGCCGCGGTCGAGCTGGGGCTGCGCGGGATCCGGGTGAACAGCATCTCGCCCGGCCCGATCCCGACCGGGATCTTCGCCAAGAACGCCGGCGTCGACGCCGACCGGGCCGACCGGACGGCCGCGGCGCTGGAGCCGCTGTTCGTCGAGGCGCTGGCCAGCCACCAGTCGCTGCGGCGGGCGGGCCGGGTCGAGGACGTGGCCGCGGCGGCGCTGTGGCTCGCGTCCGACGCCTCGTCGTTCGTCACCGGCCAGGACCTCGGCGTCGACGGCGGCATCGCGGCCGGCCGGCCGATCTCGGTCGCGGTGACCGAGCGCCGCCTGCTGGCCGAGGCCTTCTCGTCCCTGCCGGACTGA
- a CDS encoding sulfotransferase family protein, which yields MTTIGTVEELHATAREITGLSDFGPSDYLEGLKVVLAAYEREAGLTPDGARLIRDELCGILVARLFSEAGWRQYPDYAQNPVERPVFIIGLPRTGTTTLHRLLTADPANQGLELWLTYAPQPRPPRSTWPDNPVFRAVEQGVDGFFARQPDYRGIHDRTADGVEECWLLTRQSMLSAYFEFTGYVPSYSDWLAGQDWTEAYLRHRRNLQLIGLRDPGRRWVLKSSSHLPCLDALVAAYPDAMIIQTHRRPAGAVLGSACSMASRLAGGTSSTFQGAAIGPVLLDLAERTLARFAADRARHDPARFHDVEFAEFTADPLAVVAGIYRHLGWELPDDVRPAMAAVLAQDASLRSHRYDLADFGVSAQEADARLGALL from the coding sequence GTGACCACGATCGGAACGGTCGAGGAACTCCACGCCACCGCCCGCGAAATCACCGGGCTGTCCGACTTCGGCCCTTCGGACTACCTGGAGGGACTCAAGGTCGTCCTCGCCGCCTACGAGCGGGAGGCCGGCCTGACGCCGGACGGCGCCCGCCTGATCCGGGACGAGCTGTGCGGGATCCTGGTCGCCCGCCTGTTCAGCGAGGCCGGCTGGCGCCAGTACCCGGACTACGCCCAGAACCCGGTCGAGCGCCCGGTCTTCATCATCGGCCTGCCGCGCACGGGCACGACCACGCTGCACCGGCTGCTGACCGCCGACCCGGCCAACCAGGGCCTCGAACTGTGGCTCACCTACGCTCCCCAGCCCCGGCCCCCGCGCTCGACCTGGCCCGACAACCCGGTCTTCCGGGCGGTCGAGCAGGGCGTCGACGGCTTCTTCGCGCGGCAGCCCGACTACCGGGGGATTCACGACCGCACGGCCGACGGGGTCGAGGAGTGCTGGCTGCTGACCCGCCAGTCGATGCTCTCGGCGTACTTCGAGTTCACCGGCTACGTCCCGAGCTACTCCGACTGGCTGGCCGGCCAGGACTGGACCGAGGCGTACCTGCGGCACCGGCGCAACCTCCAGCTGATCGGGCTGCGTGACCCCGGCCGTCGGTGGGTGCTCAAGTCCTCCAGCCACCTGCCCTGCCTGGACGCGCTGGTCGCGGCCTACCCCGATGCGATGATCATCCAGACCCATCGCCGGCCCGCCGGCGCGGTGCTCGGATCGGCGTGCAGCATGGCGAGCAGGCTCGCCGGCGGCACGTCGTCGACCTTCCAGGGCGCCGCGATCGGCCCCGTCCTGCTCGACCTCGCCGAGCGCACGCTCGCGCGGTTCGCCGCCGACCGGGCCAGGCACGACCCCGCCAGGTTCCACGACGTCGAGTTCGCGGAGTTCACGGCCGACCCGCTGGCGGTCGTCGCCGGCATCTACCGCCACCTCGGCTGGGAGCTTCCCGACGACGTCCGCCCCGCGATGGCCGCCGTCCTGGCCCAGGACGCCAGCCTGCGTTCGCACCGCTACGACCTCGCCGACTTCGGCGTCAGCGCCCAGGAGGCCGACGCCCGGCTCGGAGCCCTGCTCTGA